In Lactococcus paracarnosus, a genomic segment contains:
- a CDS encoding glycoside hydrolase family 13 protein: MAQITYNSWLSAYKRPFGAALIGTNFEFDLLIDTPHHVEVNFVIQFEKGFKSYEKMTATSENNFHFSLNTLSEIGFYRYYFQIIEFDGPHEYRYFYGATNIGGGLGMTYSDEASIIPYTQTIFLKKEKAPDWYRNAVFYQIFPDSFAQKGHANQKDDIFFYGKETDKPYYIREQNGDITHWTFYGGNLQGVVSKLPYLKTLGVTALYLNPIFEARSTHRYDTSDYMKIDSILGSEADFKALVTALHQNDMRLILDGVFSHVGRNSKYFDFDGKSGGLGAYQTDKSPYFDWFSFNHYPDDYKSWWGIKDLPTIDKTKTSFQQFIYGDADSVLDKWNGLGIDGWRLDVADELPDTFIKGIRDTLERYPEQVLIGEVWEDASRKIAYDQYRKYIYGDGLHATMNYPFRDIILGLLVGGLSPELAAKKVMQLSENYPRDVFLNNFNNIGTHDTERILSLLDHDLTKLNLAVGLLMTLPGVPSIYYGDEAGMTGLKDPDNRAFFPWDSINQDSQKIYQNWIKIRKSIPALANGDISLFYSDKIFGFVRTDETQSAIFIFNLANEGVLVNAQDMRFLAQPVEFTPFFVGALESIYKLK; the protein is encoded by the coding sequence ATGGCCCAAATTACCTATAATTCTTGGTTGTCTGCCTATAAAAGACCTTTTGGTGCCGCGTTGATCGGGACAAATTTTGAATTTGATCTACTCATCGATACGCCACATCATGTAGAGGTTAATTTTGTTATTCAGTTTGAAAAAGGCTTTAAATCGTATGAAAAAATGACGGCTACTTCTGAGAACAACTTTCATTTCTCATTAAATACCTTGTCTGAGATTGGCTTTTATCGTTATTATTTTCAGATCATTGAGTTTGATGGACCACATGAATATCGCTATTTTTATGGTGCAACAAATATAGGTGGTGGGTTAGGGATGACTTATTCGGATGAGGCCTCTATTATTCCTTATACACAAACCATCTTTTTAAAAAAAGAAAAGGCACCGGATTGGTATCGAAATGCCGTTTTTTACCAAATTTTCCCAGATTCTTTTGCCCAAAAAGGCCATGCGAATCAAAAGGATGATATCTTCTTTTATGGTAAAGAAACAGATAAACCCTATTACATTCGAGAACAAAATGGAGATATCACGCATTGGACCTTTTATGGTGGTAATCTACAAGGCGTTGTAAGTAAACTGCCTTACTTGAAAACATTGGGTGTGACGGCACTCTATCTTAATCCGATTTTTGAAGCAAGAAGTACACACCGATACGATACAAGTGATTATATGAAAATCGACTCTATTTTAGGGTCTGAAGCTGATTTTAAAGCCTTAGTTACTGCTCTTCATCAAAATGATATGAGACTGATATTAGATGGCGTTTTTTCTCATGTTGGTCGAAACTCTAAGTACTTTGATTTTGATGGTAAATCCGGTGGGTTGGGTGCTTATCAAACTGATAAGTCTCCTTATTTTGATTGGTTTTCATTTAATCACTATCCGGATGACTATAAATCATGGTGGGGCATTAAAGATCTACCAACGATAGATAAAACTAAGACAAGTTTTCAGCAGTTTATTTATGGAGATGCAGATAGTGTTCTAGACAAATGGAATGGCCTTGGCATCGATGGCTGGCGACTTGATGTAGCAGATGAGCTGCCAGATACCTTTATCAAAGGAATTCGGGATACCTTAGAGCGCTATCCTGAGCAAGTATTAATTGGGGAAGTTTGGGAAGATGCATCACGTAAAATTGCTTATGACCAATATCGTAAGTATATATACGGTGACGGTTTACATGCGACCATGAACTACCCATTCCGCGATATTATTTTAGGTTTGTTAGTAGGTGGTTTGTCACCAGAATTAGCAGCGAAAAAAGTGATGCAATTATCTGAAAATTATCCAAGAGACGTCTTTTTAAATAATTTCAATAATATCGGTACCCATGATACAGAGCGGATTTTAAGCTTACTTGATCATGATCTGACGAAACTTAATTTAGCTGTTGGTTTATTGATGACATTACCTGGTGTCCCTTCGATTTATTATGGAGATGAAGCGGGGATGACAGGCCTAAAAGACCCAGATAACAGAGCCTTTTTCCCTTGGGATAGTATCAATCAGGATAGCCAAAAGATCTATCAAAATTGGATTAAGATTAGAAAATCAATACCTGCTTTAGCCAATGGTGATATTAGCTTGTTTTATTCAGATAAGATTTTTGGATTTGTCCGGACAGATGAGACCCAGTCTGCGATTTTTATTTTTAATCTGGCCAATGAAGGAGTATTAGTTAATGCACAAGATATGAGGTTTTTAGCGCAACCGGTTGAATTTACCCCGTTTTTTGTTGGTGCACTTGAAAGTATCTATAAGTTAAAATAA
- the manA gene encoding mannose-6-phosphate isomerase, class I yields MTQPLFLDSVLQEKIWGGDHLKAFGYDLPSDKIGEYWAISAHPNGVSTIKNGPFSGVKLDDLYKTHRDLFGNSKKDVFPLLTKILDANDWLSVQVHPDDTYGLANEGELGKTECWYIIDAQPGAEIIYGHNAESKAELRQMIESGDWNHLLTKVQVKTGDFFYVPSGTMHAIGKGILILETQQSSDTTYRVYDFDRKDDQGNLRELHIDKSIDVLNFGAPANTTPSITKRSNLVNTSYVSNTFFTVEKWEISGLAKFDKTAAYTLCSVLDGQGTLTVASESYPVKKGDHFILTSDIASWEVDGQLMIIASHDGE; encoded by the coding sequence ATGACGCAACCATTATTTTTAGATTCAGTACTTCAAGAAAAGATTTGGGGTGGCGATCACCTTAAAGCATTCGGCTATGACCTACCATCAGATAAAATAGGCGAATACTGGGCGATTTCTGCCCATCCAAATGGTGTATCAACCATCAAGAATGGCCCATTCTCAGGTGTCAAACTAGATGACCTGTACAAAACGCATCGTGACTTATTTGGGAATAGTAAGAAAGATGTTTTCCCATTACTCACAAAAATTTTAGATGCTAACGATTGGTTAAGTGTTCAGGTACATCCAGATGATACCTATGGTCTCGCTAATGAAGGAGAACTTGGTAAAACAGAATGCTGGTATATTATTGATGCCCAACCAGGTGCTGAAATAATTTATGGTCATAATGCTGAAAGTAAGGCTGAATTACGTCAGATGATTGAATCTGGAGATTGGAATCATTTATTGACAAAAGTTCAGGTTAAGACCGGCGACTTTTTCTACGTACCAAGTGGAACGATGCATGCCATTGGTAAAGGGATTCTTATCTTAGAAACCCAGCAGTCGTCAGATACCACCTATCGTGTGTACGATTTTGACCGAAAAGATGATCAAGGTAACCTAAGAGAGCTACATATTGACAAATCAATTGATGTGCTAAACTTTGGTGCACCAGCAAATACGACACCTAGCATCACAAAGCGCTCAAATTTAGTTAATACATCTTATGTTTCAAATACGTTTTTTACAGTTGAAAAATGGGAGATTTCGGGATTAGCCAAGTTTGATAAAACTGCTGCCTACACCTTATGTTCAGTCTTGGATGGACAAGGCACGCTAACGGTAGCTAGTGAGTCTTATCCTGTAAAAAAAGGTGATCATTTTATCTTAACCAGTGATATTGCAAGTTGGGAAGTTGATGGTCAGTTAATGATTATTGCTAGCCATGATGGAGAATAA
- the nusB gene encoding transcription antitermination factor NusB, with protein sequence MSTKPLNQHEIRIRTVQALYLLEMIPDETVEDAMMFALTNDARLLSQTLADDTVVAIKKKTKKVGNVFSFTPNREGGVTKRQEFTSESITPEAVVETPIEATILTDRFDDIHKKNLEFLMSLVYGVRAKKVAVDEAISQYLAKNWSIKRLAPINRVILRLGTFEILFSETPRVVAINEAIELAKVFNDEKDAKFINAILTKIGE encoded by the coding sequence ATGTCGACTAAGCCGTTAAACCAGCACGAAATCAGAATTCGTACTGTACAAGCCCTGTATTTGTTAGAGATGATACCAGACGAAACAGTCGAAGATGCGATGATGTTTGCCTTGACAAACGATGCACGACTTTTGAGTCAAACATTAGCTGATGATACCGTGGTAGCAATAAAAAAGAAAACTAAAAAAGTTGGTAATGTCTTTTCATTTACACCAAACCGTGAAGGTGGCGTGACTAAGAGACAAGAGTTTACGAGTGAGTCTATCACACCAGAAGCAGTAGTAGAGACACCCATTGAGGCGACTATTTTGACCGATAGATTTGATGACATACACAAAAAAAACTTAGAGTTTTTGATGTCTCTAGTCTATGGCGTTCGTGCTAAAAAAGTAGCTGTTGATGAAGCAATTAGCCAATACTTAGCTAAAAACTGGTCTATCAAGCGTTTAGCACCGATTAATCGTGTGATTCTCAGATTAGGGACCTTTGAAATCCTATTTTCTGAAACTCCTCGTGTTGTTGCAATAAATGAAGCGATTGAACTTGCAAAAGTATTTAACGATGAAAAAGATGCGAAATTTATAAATGCTATTTTAACCAAAATAGGTGAATAA
- a CDS encoding Asp23/Gls24 family envelope stress response protein, whose protein sequence is MTDTNTMINIETLGEIVIAPQVIETIVAVAAAKIDGVYSLRNKRFADLIGKKADGRGVYVHQDEEKIIVDIYVYLTYGVSVPSVAMEMQRIVKENVLDMSDIVIDEVNIHVAGVVPEKTPKPDFKELFDEDFLDVD, encoded by the coding sequence ATGACAGATACAAATACAATGATCAATATTGAAACACTCGGTGAAATCGTCATCGCACCTCAAGTTATCGAAACGATTGTTGCGGTTGCAGCAGCCAAAATCGATGGTGTTTATAGTTTGAGAAACAAACGTTTTGCAGATCTTATCGGTAAAAAAGCTGATGGTCGTGGCGTTTATGTGCATCAAGATGAAGAAAAAATTATCGTAGATATCTACGTTTATTTAACATATGGTGTTTCTGTACCAAGTGTTGCCATGGAAATGCAACGCATTGTAAAAGAAAATGTACTGGATATGAGTGATATCGTAATCGATGAGGTCAACATTCATGTCGCTGGTGTTGTCCCAGAAAAAACACCAAAACCTGATTTCAAAGAACTATTTGATGAGGATTTTTTAGATGTCGACTAA
- the efp gene encoding elongation factor P: MVAANELKAGMTFETDGKLLRVLEASHHKPGKGNTIMRMKLRDVRSGSTFDTSYRPEEKFDQAIIETHNAQYLYKMDDTAYFMDNETYDQYEIPVDSVENELKFILENAEVKIQFFGTEVIGVQVPTTVVLEVAETQPSIKGATVTGSGKPAIMETGLVVNVPDFIEVGQKLEINTETSAYLKRA; encoded by the coding sequence ATGGTAGCAGCAAACGAACTGAAAGCGGGAATGACTTTTGAAACAGATGGGAAACTCTTGCGTGTCCTAGAAGCAAGCCATCACAAACCTGGTAAAGGCAATACGATCATGCGTATGAAATTACGTGATGTACGTTCTGGCTCTACATTTGATACGTCATATCGTCCAGAAGAAAAATTCGATCAAGCTATCATTGAGACACATAATGCACAATATCTATATAAAATGGATGATACAGCGTATTTCATGGATAATGAAACATATGATCAATATGAAATTCCAGTTGACAGTGTTGAGAACGAGTTGAAATTTATTCTGGAAAATGCAGAAGTTAAAATTCAATTCTTCGGTACTGAAGTCATTGGTGTTCAAGTACCGACAACTGTCGTGTTAGAAGTCGCTGAGACGCAACCTTCTATCAAAGGCGCAACTGTAACTGGTTCAGGAAAACCTGCCATCATGGAAACAGGCCTTGTTGTCAATGTTCCTGATTTTATTGAAGTTGGACAAAAGCTTGAAATCAATACTGAAACAAGTGCTTATTTGAAACGTGCCTAA
- a CDS encoding M24 family metallopeptidase, whose protein sequence is MTRILNLRNRLQTEGLDAMIVTNLKNIYYLSGFWGSAGTVLLTQQAQYLLTDSRYSTAARESAPDFTIIETRQAIAEIDKLVKKEGINNLGFEDTLSYAEFQAMQAQLTVINLKPLTNFVEIQRQIKSPDEIRTIKKACKISDQAYKDLLKFVEPGKSELELATFLDFKMRELGASGISFDTIVASGLRSALPHGRATHKPIEFGDIVTVDFGCYYDHYASDMTRTFFVGEADPKLQAIYHVVQKAQQAVIDVSKAGLTYGDYDLAARQVIDAAGYGQAFTHGIGHGLGLDVHEVPYFSKSSQEQLLENMIITNEPGIYLDGLGGVRIEDDLLITSQGVEVLTLAPKELIVL, encoded by the coding sequence ATGACGAGAATTTTAAACTTACGAAACCGTCTGCAGACTGAAGGATTAGATGCAATGATTGTGACTAATCTAAAAAATATTTACTACCTAAGTGGGTTTTGGGGATCAGCAGGCACTGTTTTGCTGACACAGCAAGCACAGTATTTATTGACAGATTCACGTTATAGTACTGCAGCCAGAGAATCAGCACCCGATTTCACAATTATCGAGACCCGGCAAGCGATTGCTGAGATAGATAAGCTAGTCAAAAAAGAAGGGATCAATAACCTTGGCTTTGAAGATACCCTATCCTATGCTGAATTTCAAGCCATGCAAGCACAGTTAACAGTTATTAACTTGAAGCCTTTGACAAATTTTGTAGAAATTCAGAGACAAATCAAATCTCCAGATGAAATTAGGACAATTAAGAAGGCTTGTAAAATTTCGGATCAAGCTTATAAAGATCTCCTTAAATTTGTTGAACCTGGTAAGTCAGAACTCGAATTGGCAACCTTTTTAGATTTCAAGATGCGTGAGCTTGGTGCATCTGGTATTAGTTTTGATACCATCGTGGCATCAGGGTTGAGAAGTGCCTTGCCACATGGGCGTGCGACCCATAAACCAATCGAATTTGGGGATATTGTCACAGTCGATTTTGGCTGTTACTATGATCACTATGCCAGTGACATGACGCGTACATTTTTTGTAGGAGAAGCAGATCCTAAGTTACAAGCCATCTACCATGTTGTCCAAAAAGCCCAGCAAGCAGTGATTGATGTAAGCAAAGCAGGCCTGACATATGGAGACTATGACTTGGCTGCACGTCAGGTGATTGATGCAGCGGGATATGGTCAAGCCTTCACGCATGGTATCGGACATGGCTTAGGCTTAGATGTTCATGAAGTGCCCTATTTTTCTAAATCATCACAAGAGCAGTTACTAGAAAATATGATCATTACAAACGAACCGGGTATTTATCTAGATGGTCTAGGTGGTGTCAGAATTGAGGATGATTTATTGATAACTAGCCAAGGCGTAGAGGTCTTGACTTTAGCACCAAAGGAACTTATTGTCCTCTAA
- the mprF gene encoding bifunctional lysylphosphatidylglycerol flippase/synthetase MprF, translating to MLNFFKQNKKYFKLVFMLAVAFVALTQIASLIKQVKPDKLALIFERLTFFDVILIVLTGIISILPMLNYDRVLNKIVGTHFPIGELVKTSWLINTINNIAGFGGAVSIGLRSQYYGKESKEKLLSNISKVFFFAMSGLSIYGLVGYTFIKLGKVDDFLAQYSPWLIGAAAYFVIVLLFTRKNLGGLKKRLQAELLLTSFLEWSGVMLTFIVIGHVLDVKISVASLIVLVTASSVIGILSMIPGALGSFDVMMLLGLLHMGVSREIILIWLLLYRLAYYLLPLSIGLLSWLFTTGREFDKRFDGIPINLSKEVLHKVVSLLIGITGGLLVLSATVPEAFRHLDWLRRISPWNANLISESPKIILGFLLIITSRAIKNRVSRAYIPTLIIELAMIGYIFVDDFSWYSIVLMTVLFLMTIFIRSELYREQLVLSYESILFDSFVVVGLMLLYIIVGNLSRPAYQLHHKVNDFLLFPSEKIWFSGLIGIFIVAAVWFLYLHYLQGKRLKIGTELDEAKALDILSTYGGNTQSQLLFMGDKRMWVYEDKLLVQFAIRQDKILVMGTPSGDLTCLYEALLAFIKLSDHLGYRPVFYEIDEKTTLILHELGYHFIKQGEEGHVSLTEFSLTGTKNKTKRQSVNQVEKAGFHLAILTAEEVTSEVMTRLREISDEWLGKRREKGFSLGYFDEAYLMKAPIAIVRSDEQIVAFANIMPTYTKEFVTIDLMRHTDDAPKGVMDFLFIKLFEHFQAAGIAKFDLGMTPLANVGTARSSFVSERIANLIYQFGDSLYNFEGLRNYKKKYVTSWEPRYTAYSHNANIAFVMLALLLQDNQKVIENED from the coding sequence ATGCTGAACTTCTTTAAACAAAATAAAAAGTATTTCAAACTGGTTTTTATGCTTGCGGTTGCGTTTGTAGCGCTGACTCAGATTGCAAGTCTGATCAAGCAAGTCAAGCCTGATAAACTGGCTTTGATTTTTGAGAGGTTAACTTTCTTTGATGTGATACTTATTGTACTGACAGGTATCATTAGTATCCTTCCCATGTTGAATTATGACAGGGTACTGAATAAGATCGTAGGGACACATTTTCCAATAGGTGAGCTGGTCAAAACATCCTGGTTGATTAATACCATTAACAATATTGCTGGATTTGGTGGTGCTGTTTCCATTGGCTTGCGTAGTCAGTACTATGGTAAAGAGAGTAAAGAAAAACTTTTGTCAAACATCTCAAAAGTCTTCTTTTTTGCTATGTCTGGGTTATCAATCTACGGACTAGTCGGCTATACTTTTATTAAACTAGGAAAAGTAGATGATTTTTTAGCACAGTATAGCCCTTGGTTGATTGGTGCAGCTGCCTATTTTGTTATCGTGCTTTTATTTACTAGGAAAAATTTGGGTGGTCTTAAAAAAAGGCTACAGGCTGAATTGTTATTGACCAGTTTTCTGGAGTGGAGCGGTGTGATGCTGACCTTCATCGTCATTGGTCATGTATTAGATGTCAAAATATCGGTCGCCAGTTTGATTGTCCTTGTCACTGCAAGTTCAGTGATTGGTATTTTGTCGATGATACCTGGTGCACTTGGCTCATTTGACGTGATGATGTTACTTGGTCTGCTCCATATGGGTGTTTCCAGGGAAATTATCCTGATTTGGTTATTACTTTACCGCCTCGCCTACTATCTGTTGCCACTGAGCATTGGTCTTTTGAGTTGGTTATTTACAACAGGACGTGAGTTTGACAAGCGCTTTGATGGTATACCAATTAATTTAAGCAAGGAAGTCTTGCATAAAGTTGTTTCACTTCTGATTGGCATAACGGGTGGTCTGCTGGTCCTATCTGCTACTGTACCCGAAGCCTTTCGGCATTTGGATTGGTTAAGACGGATTTCACCTTGGAATGCAAATCTAATCTCAGAATCTCCTAAAATCATTCTGGGGTTTCTCTTAATTATTACAAGTCGTGCCATTAAAAACCGGGTATCTCGTGCCTATATCCCTACCTTGATTATCGAGTTAGCAATGATAGGGTATATCTTTGTCGATGATTTTTCATGGTACTCTATTGTCTTGATGACAGTCTTATTTTTAATGACCATCTTTATTCGCAGCGAATTATATAGAGAACAGTTGGTTTTGAGTTATGAATCTATTCTTTTTGATAGTTTTGTCGTTGTCGGCTTGATGTTGCTTTATATTATCGTTGGGAACTTATCCCGACCAGCCTATCAGCTACACCATAAGGTAAATGACTTTCTATTATTTCCGTCTGAAAAAATCTGGTTTAGTGGGTTAATCGGGATATTCATTGTGGCAGCAGTTTGGTTTTTATATCTCCATTATTTACAAGGGAAACGTCTCAAGATTGGCACAGAACTTGATGAAGCTAAAGCACTAGATATCTTGTCAACGTATGGTGGTAATACACAAAGTCAGCTTTTGTTTATGGGTGACAAACGGATGTGGGTCTATGAGGATAAATTACTAGTGCAATTTGCTATCCGTCAAGATAAGATACTGGTAATGGGCACACCATCAGGAGATTTAACTTGTTTATATGAGGCGCTACTCGCTTTTATCAAACTGTCAGATCATCTTGGCTATCGTCCAGTCTTCTATGAAATTGATGAAAAGACGACCTTGATACTACATGAATTAGGCTATCATTTCATTAAACAAGGAGAAGAAGGGCATGTCAGCTTGACTGAGTTTAGTTTGACAGGAACGAAAAATAAGACGAAACGACAGTCTGTGAACCAGGTTGAAAAAGCAGGGTTTCATTTAGCCATTTTAACGGCTGAGGAAGTGACATCTGAGGTGATGACAAGACTCCGTGAAATTTCGGATGAGTGGTTGGGGAAACGTCGAGAAAAAGGATTTTCTCTTGGCTACTTTGATGAAGCCTATTTGATGAAGGCGCCGATAGCGATTGTCCGCTCAGATGAGCAGATTGTTGCCTTTGCTAATATCATGCCGACTTATACGAAAGAGTTTGTGACCATTGATTTGATGCGACATACTGATGATGCCCCTAAAGGGGTGATGGACTTTCTATTTATCAAGCTATTTGAACATTTTCAGGCAGCAGGTATCGCCAAGTTTGATTTAGGTATGACACCACTTGCCAATGTTGGGACAGCAAGAAGTTCATTTGTATCGGAGCGGATTGCTAACTTAATTTATCAATTTGGTGATTCACTCTATAATTTCGAAGGCTTACGCAATTATAAGAAAAAATATGTGACATCCTGGGAACCACGCTATACTGCTTATTCGCATAATGCTAACATTGCCTTTGTCATGCTAGCGCTTCTCTTACAAGATAATCAAAAAGTGATAGAAAACGAGGACTGA
- a CDS encoding alpha/beta fold hydrolase: MNWLLARLTMGASRMTMQGKTDTMMSGDVKVKDGGVIHYLRTGKGTPLILLHGNSQSSAYFEPQMNLPFDTIAIDSRNQGKSSRSKSLNFKLMAQDLLDVLDALHLKKVDILGFSDGANIAMMFAKNYPERVNKLILNSGNLKFLDIHFIFRVLSKIEHFFVRSPVSALLVKDIGVKLTDLKKFMMPVLVIVGQYDLIRLSSSKKIAQASHGQFIEIPRGFHTVSKAKPTIFNRYVTRFLQDK; this comes from the coding sequence ATGAACTGGTTACTAGCACGTTTAACAATGGGAGCAAGTCGGATGACAATGCAAGGTAAAACGGATACGATGATGTCAGGGGATGTCAAGGTAAAAGATGGTGGTGTGATTCATTACCTGCGAACAGGAAAAGGGACACCTTTGATCCTGCTCCATGGTAATTCACAAAGCTCGGCCTATTTTGAACCACAGATGAATCTGCCATTTGATACAATTGCCATTGATTCTAGAAATCAAGGGAAATCAAGTCGTTCTAAGTCGCTAAATTTCAAGCTAATGGCACAAGATCTTTTGGACGTTCTAGATGCTTTACATCTCAAAAAAGTAGATATCTTAGGGTTCTCTGACGGGGCTAATATCGCCATGATGTTTGCAAAAAACTATCCAGAACGTGTCAACAAGTTAATCTTAAATTCAGGCAACTTAAAATTTTTGGATATCCATTTTATATTTAGAGTCTTATCAAAGATTGAACATTTTTTTGTCCGTAGTCCTGTTTCTGCTTTATTGGTTAAAGATATAGGTGTAAAACTAACAGATTTAAAAAAATTCATGATGCCAGTTTTAGTTATCGTTGGTCAATATGATTTAATTAGGCTATCGTCCTCTAAAAAAATTGCCCAAGCTAGCCATGGTCAATTTATAGAGATACCCAGAGGATTTCACACGGTCTCCAAAGCCAAACCCACAATATTTAATCGCTATGTGACGCGTTTTTTACAAGATAAATAG
- a CDS encoding alpha/beta hydrolase, which yields MKKKLMKIVWWVLGIILGLALVTFIAFQVSPKPSAMLIARAFNGEVKISDKKAYDNAAKNVTVSLDKTYQSKFKDNTYDVYYPKSSQGTVPVLLWVHGGGYVGGDKEGAKEFATRIASDAQVAVVSMNYQVAPSSQYPNQVVQVEELISALKKQNDKRLDLSNLFLGGDSAGGQIALQFAAAQTNPSYAKQVGISQVLDAKTIKGAISYCGPVDIKQMADKTIDGKAMKFFIKTVAWSLIGTKNWQKDPKLFEASLVDHVTTAFPPTYITDGNAYSFQDQGLALVSKLTSLNLPVTGLFYKDQKKQMTHEYQFNYATDEAKACYEQTLNFVNQYK from the coding sequence ATGAAGAAAAAATTAATGAAAATTGTATGGTGGGTACTTGGTATTATCCTTGGCCTAGCCTTAGTTACTTTTATCGCTTTTCAAGTATCTCCAAAACCTAGTGCGATGCTTATCGCAAGGGCATTTAATGGAGAAGTAAAAATTTCAGATAAGAAAGCTTACGACAACGCTGCTAAAAATGTAACGGTCTCATTAGATAAAACCTATCAGTCAAAATTTAAGGATAATACGTATGATGTCTACTATCCAAAATCTAGTCAAGGCACTGTACCTGTTTTACTTTGGGTTCATGGGGGTGGTTATGTCGGAGGTGATAAAGAAGGTGCAAAAGAGTTTGCAACAAGAATCGCCTCTGACGCACAGGTTGCGGTTGTATCGATGAATTACCAAGTAGCCCCTAGCTCTCAATATCCTAACCAGGTTGTCCAGGTAGAGGAGCTGATAAGCGCACTTAAAAAGCAGAATGATAAACGGTTAGACTTATCTAACCTGTTCTTAGGTGGAGATAGCGCAGGAGGTCAGATTGCCTTGCAATTTGCGGCGGCACAGACAAATCCTAGCTATGCGAAACAAGTTGGCATTTCACAAGTTTTAGACGCAAAAACAATCAAAGGTGCTATTTCTTACTGCGGTCCTGTAGATATTAAACAGATGGCTGATAAGACAATTGACGGGAAAGCGATGAAATTTTTCATTAAAACAGTAGCTTGGTCTTTAATTGGCACCAAAAATTGGCAAAAAGATCCTAAGTTATTCGAGGCAAGTTTGGTTGACCATGTCACAACGGCATTTCCACCGACTTATATCACTGATGGGAATGCCTATTCATTTCAAGATCAAGGGCTTGCCTTGGTATCAAAATTAACATCACTAAACCTACCGGTTACAGGGTTATTTTACAAAGACCAAAAGAAACAGATGACACATGAATATCAGTTCAATTATGCAACAGATGAGGCAAAAGCATGTTATGAACAGACCTTAAATTTTGTCAATCAGTACAAGTAA
- a CDS encoding FUSC family protein, protein MNYKKIDDSILRPVGAGLSILYPLVIGLVCHNLVISQFGVLGAFSYLAFQKISIAYNLKATLYHGLSLIAAFVLGVFVSKAIFLLPFAIAMLYIIGFLATKIYRIPKPGHFFVIMVFATATNLSLPLYDLPKMSGYISIGIISGMINAVLLSYIEKLPWQGEQAPFQRLSFKDKYYVTIYNRPRVWIDAINFAFILFVAGYIAYLLRQDFGYWVLISSAAVLSGEEVAIIKHRYLGRILGSIIGLLIGAVLISLPLSTLTIMIILLFLNISVEYFMPRNYALANFFTNPLVLLLSLLTTKRDHTALILGRLNGVIIGSLLVAFLIGMMHYALKTNDNEF, encoded by the coding sequence TTGAACTATAAAAAAATTGACGATTCTATTTTACGACCAGTTGGCGCAGGGTTATCCATTCTGTACCCTTTAGTGATAGGGCTAGTATGTCACAATCTAGTGATTTCACAATTTGGTGTACTTGGTGCATTTAGTTACTTAGCCTTTCAAAAGATCAGCATTGCCTATAATCTAAAAGCGACCCTATATCATGGCCTGAGTCTAATAGCTGCTTTTGTATTAGGTGTTTTTGTATCAAAGGCCATCTTTTTATTACCTTTTGCGATTGCCATGCTCTATATTATCGGGTTTTTAGCCACTAAAATATATCGGATACCAAAGCCAGGTCATTTTTTTGTAATCATGGTTTTTGCAACGGCGACCAATTTGAGCTTACCCCTCTATGATTTGCCAAAAATGAGTGGTTATATCAGTATTGGGATCATCTCTGGCATGATCAATGCGGTGTTACTCTCTTATATTGAGAAATTACCATGGCAGGGCGAGCAGGCACCGTTTCAAAGGTTATCTTTTAAGGATAAATACTATGTGACGATCTATAATCGGCCAAGGGTTTGGATTGATGCGATTAATTTTGCTTTCATTCTATTTGTAGCTGGCTATATTGCCTATTTACTTCGTCAAGACTTTGGTTATTGGGTATTAATTAGCAGTGCTGCAGTACTGAGTGGAGAAGAAGTAGCGATTATCAAGCATCGTTATTTAGGCAGAATTCTGGGTAGCATCATCGGCTTGCTGATAGGTGCTGTGCTGATATCCCTCCCCTTATCAACGTTAACTATCATGATTATTTTGCTTTTTTTAAACATTTCAGTCGAGTATTTTATGCCAAGAAATTATGCCTTGGCGAACTTTTTTACCAATCCTCTGGTTCTGCTATTAAGTCTTTTGACAACTAAGCGAGATCACACTGCCTTGATATTAGGTAGACTGAATGGTGTTATTATTGGCAGTTTATTAGTGGCCTTCCTAATTGGTATGATGCATTATGCGCTTAAAACAAATGACAATGAATTCTAA